The proteins below come from a single Synechococcus sp. WH 8101 genomic window:
- a CDS encoding phycobilisome rod-core linker polypeptide: MALKNAAYLGIERFRAERNRENWNTGSSNDKEAVLRAAYQQVFGGQYIMDSERLDGVESLFRNGYLSVRELMRNLAKSGLYREKFFNNCNPYHFIELNHKHLLGRAPQNKAEMLHHFTILQEQGFDAEIDAYIDSAEYQERFGEEVVPYLHGWNYSAGQEGRQFSWLMQLARGAAASVKGDTAGRQFRLGKALHQNRAVPVVSPAASGAAFQPTQVANEGITQMMQGIGQKAKMYRIEVTGLNNYRLHKRSSTVRFVPFNKLLETQQMIHRQGGRVASVTPVT, translated from the coding sequence ATGGCTCTGAAAAATGCGGCCTATCTGGGCATCGAGCGCTTCCGCGCTGAACGCAATCGTGAAAACTGGAACACAGGATCTTCAAACGACAAAGAAGCGGTGCTTCGCGCTGCTTATCAGCAAGTCTTTGGTGGCCAATACATCATGGACAGTGAGCGCCTTGATGGCGTTGAATCCTTGTTTCGCAACGGATATCTGAGTGTGCGCGAACTGATGCGCAACTTGGCCAAGAGCGGGCTGTATCGCGAGAAGTTCTTCAATAACTGCAATCCCTATCACTTCATCGAACTGAACCACAAGCATCTGCTCGGCCGGGCACCCCAGAACAAGGCCGAGATGCTGCACCACTTCACGATCCTGCAGGAGCAGGGTTTTGATGCCGAAATCGATGCCTACATCGACAGCGCTGAATATCAGGAGCGTTTCGGCGAAGAGGTGGTGCCCTACCTGCACGGCTGGAACTACAGCGCTGGTCAGGAAGGGCGCCAGTTCTCCTGGCTGATGCAACTGGCACGCGGTGCTGCCGCCTCCGTCAAGGGCGACACGGCCGGCCGCCAATTCCGACTCGGCAAGGCCCTGCACCAGAATCGCGCGGTTCCGGTGGTGAGTCCGGCGGCCAGCGGCGCCGCCTTCCAGCCCACCCAGGTGGCCAACGAGGGCATCACACAGATGATGCAAGGAATCGGCCAGAAAGCGAAGATGTATCGCATTGAAGTCACCGGTCTGAACAACTACCGCCTGCACAAGCGCAGCAGCACGGTCCGCTTCGTGCCCTTCAACAAGTTGCTGGAAACCCAGCA